A stretch of the Medicago truncatula cultivar Jemalong A17 chromosome 5, MtrunA17r5.0-ANR, whole genome shotgun sequence genome encodes the following:
- the LOC11410069 gene encoding UDP-glucosyltransferase 29 has protein sequence MSQEICILPFFGQGHLLPCFQLCNHLTSTNFHVTLLISSTLATSIPSSLHQHPLFQVTLIPSQPPPPSPEHHHDELTKGLQNIFSNYPRPTRPVCAIVDVMMSWSNNVFKKFEIPTVAFFTSGACSAAMELAAWKAQPLDLKYGEICFLPGLPYDMALTYSDLKQHLHDPPPPPPPQHGIPPPPHECGPSMMGPPKLGGQPPWLDEIQETIALMINTCDDLEHPFINYIANHVKKPVCGVGPLLPGQYWKSSGSIIHDRDFRSNRLSNITEEEVIQWLDLKPRSSVLYVSFGTEVSPTMEEYTELAQAMESCEQPFIWVVQTGKGRPSPPRLRGEPGLGIPKAEGYFPHGLDKRVGNRGLIIRGWAPQLLILSHTSTGGFLSHCGWNSTIEAIGRGIPLLAWPIRGDQYHNAKLVVSRLRVGYMVSNDLSEKVAKDEIVMGIERLMGDEEMKKTAEVLSAKFRSGFPRSSLAALDAFKDFIKQRFV, from the coding sequence ATGTCTCAAGAAATTTGCATACTGCCATTCTTCGGACAAGGCCATCTTTTACCATGCTTCCAACTATGCAACCACTTAACTTCCACAAACTTTCACGTCACCCTTCTCATCTCCTCCACCCTTGCCACCTCCATTCCCTCTTCTCTTCATCAACACCCTCTCTTTCAAGTTACCCTGATCCCATCACAACCCCCACCTCCTTCACCAGAACACCACCATGACGAGCTTACTAAAGGGCTCCAAAACATTTTCTCTAACTACCCTCGTCCAACCCGACCCGTTTGTGCCATTGTCGATGTCATGATGAGTTGGTCGAACAATGTTttcaagaaatttgaaattcctACAGTGGCATTCTTCACCTCAGGTGCATGCTCTGCCGCCATGGAGCTCGCAGCATGGAAAGCACAACCCTTAGATTTGAAATACGGTGAAATTTGTTTTCTTCCCGGATTACCCTATGACATGGCGCTTACCTACTCTGACCTGAAACAACATCTTCACGaccctcctcctcctcctcctcctcaacACGGCATTCCTCCACCTCCACATGAATGTGGGCCCAGTATGATGGGTCCACCTAAACTTGGAGGGCAACCACCGTGGCTGGATGAGATACAAGAAACAATAGCATTAATGATCAACACATGTGATGATCTAGAGCACCCATTTATTAACTACATCGCGAACCATGTCAAAAAACCAGTATGTGGTGTTGGACCACTTTTGCCGGGGCAGTATTGGAAATCATCTGGTTCAATTATCCACGATCGTGATTTTAGGTCGAATCGGTTGTCCAACATCACTGAGGAAGAAGTGATCCAGTGGTTAGATTTGAAGCCACGTAGCTCAGTTTTATACGTGTCGTTTGGTACTGAGGTGAGTCCCACAATGGAAGAGTATACGGAACTAGCCCAAGCAATGGAGTCATGTGAGCAGCCATTTATATGGGTGGTTCAAACCGGTAAGGGTAGACCAAGTCCTCCTCGTTTAAGAGGAGAACCCGGTTTAGGAATACCTAAAGCAGAAGGATATTTTCCTCATGGATTGGATAAAAGAGTTGGGAATAGAGGTTTGATAATACGAGGATGGGCACCACAACTGTTGATACTGAGTCACACATCAACAGGTGGATTCTTATCACATTGTGGTTGGAATTCAACGATTGAGGCTATTGGACGTGGGATTCCATTGTTGGCTTGGCCTATAAGGGGTGATCAATACCATAATGCCAAGTTGGTGGTGAGTCGTCTCAGGGTGGGTTATATGGTCTCTAATGATCTATCAGAAAAGGTGGCCAAGGATGAAATAGTTATGGGAATAGAGAGGTTGATGGGtgatgaagaaatgaagaaaactGCTGAGGTTCTTAGTGCTAAGTTTCGGAGTGGGTTTCCAAGAAGTTCATTAGCTGCCTTAGATGCTTTTAAGGATTTTATCAAACAGAGATTTGTTTAG
- the LOC11411101 gene encoding protein LOW PSII ACCUMULATION 3, chloroplastic isoform X1 yields the protein MFSFSPIITPSSLPSSTVLKLETFSLKNGGFIRIGGITAPSMIPTSRKLARCSVSASGDGNASVQTDIPFPFDYSELLEQAKVAVELAMKDNKQLMEIEFPTAGLESVPGDGEGGIEMTGSMQLIREFCDLSISAEKITRTRIFFPEANEVDFARQSAFSGASFKLDYLTKPSFFQDFGFVEKVKMSDRVKAEDELFVVAYPYFNVNEMLVVEELYKEAVVNTERKLIIFNGELDRIRSGYYPPFFYPKLAGLTKSFLPSMETVYYIHNFKGRDRGILFRCYPGPWKVLRRVGSSKFVCLHQQDTMPSLKEVALDILPKN from the exons atgttttctttttctccaatAATAACACCCTCTTCCCTCCCATCTTCAACG GTTCTCAAGTTGGAAACTTTTTCGCTTAAAAATGGTGGGTTTATCAGAATTGGAGGGATTACTGCTCCTTCAATGATACCTACAAGTAGAAAATTAGCTAGATGTTCTGtttcagcttctggtgatggCAATGCTTCTGTTCAGACTGATattccttttccttttgattactCTGAGCTTCTGGAACAA GCTAAAGTTGCAGTGGAATTGGCCATGAAGGATAACAAACAGCTAATG GAGATTGAGTTTCCCACAGCTGGACTCGAATCCGTACCAG GTGATGGTGAAGGTGGAATAGAGATGACCGGAAGCATGCAATTGATTCGTGAATTTTGCGACCTCTCCATTTCTGCAGAGAAAATCACGCGAACAAGAATA ttttttccAGAAGCTAATGAAGTCGACTTTGCAAGACAGTCAGCCTTCAGTGGAGCTTCTTTTAAGTTGGACTATCTGACGAAGCCTTCATTTTTTCAAGATTTTGGTTTTGTTGAGAAAGTAAAAATGTCGGATAGAGTGAAGGCAGAGGATGAACTTTTCGTAGTAGCCTACCCGTATTTCAATGTCAACG AAATGCTTGTTGTGGAAGAACTTTACAAAGAAGCTGTCGTGAACACCGAACGAAAACTGATTATTTTCAATGGAGAACTCGACCGTATCAGATCTGGAT ATTATCCACCATTCTTTTATCCAAAGCTTGCTGGACTTACGAAGTCATTTCTACCTTCGATGGAAACCGTGTATTACATTCATAATTTCAAGGGTCGCGATAGGGGAATACTTTTCAG GTGCTATCCAGGACCCTGGAAAGTCCTGAGAAGAGTGGGGAGTAGTAAATTTGTTTGTCTACATCAGCAGGATACTATGCCATCCCTCAAGGAAGTTGCCCTTGATATTCTTCCAAAAAATTGA
- the LOC11411101 gene encoding uncharacterized protein isoform X2 — MFSFSPIITPSSLPSSTVLKLETFSLKNGGFIRIGGITAPSMIPTSRKLARCSVSASGDGNASVQTDIPFPFDYSELLEQAKVAVELAMKDNKQLMEIEFPTAGLESVPGDGEGGIEMTGSMQLIREFCDLSISAEKITRTRISAFSGASFKLDYLTKPSFFQDFGFVEKVKMSDRVKAEDELFVVAYPYFNVNEMLVVEELYKEAVVNTERKLIIFNGELDRIRSGYYPPFFYPKLAGLTKSFLPSMETVYYIHNFKGRDRGILFRCYPGPWKVLRRVGSSKFVCLHQQDTMPSLKEVALDILPKN; from the exons atgttttctttttctccaatAATAACACCCTCTTCCCTCCCATCTTCAACG GTTCTCAAGTTGGAAACTTTTTCGCTTAAAAATGGTGGGTTTATCAGAATTGGAGGGATTACTGCTCCTTCAATGATACCTACAAGTAGAAAATTAGCTAGATGTTCTGtttcagcttctggtgatggCAATGCTTCTGTTCAGACTGATattccttttccttttgattactCTGAGCTTCTGGAACAA GCTAAAGTTGCAGTGGAATTGGCCATGAAGGATAACAAACAGCTAATG GAGATTGAGTTTCCCACAGCTGGACTCGAATCCGTACCAG GTGATGGTGAAGGTGGAATAGAGATGACCGGAAGCATGCAATTGATTCGTGAATTTTGCGACCTCTCCATTTCTGCAGAGAAAATCACGCGAACAAGAATA TCAGCCTTCAGTGGAGCTTCTTTTAAGTTGGACTATCTGACGAAGCCTTCATTTTTTCAAGATTTTGGTTTTGTTGAGAAAGTAAAAATGTCGGATAGAGTGAAGGCAGAGGATGAACTTTTCGTAGTAGCCTACCCGTATTTCAATGTCAACG AAATGCTTGTTGTGGAAGAACTTTACAAAGAAGCTGTCGTGAACACCGAACGAAAACTGATTATTTTCAATGGAGAACTCGACCGTATCAGATCTGGAT ATTATCCACCATTCTTTTATCCAAAGCTTGCTGGACTTACGAAGTCATTTCTACCTTCGATGGAAACCGTGTATTACATTCATAATTTCAAGGGTCGCGATAGGGGAATACTTTTCAG GTGCTATCCAGGACCCTGGAAAGTCCTGAGAAGAGTGGGGAGTAGTAAATTTGTTTGTCTACATCAGCAGGATACTATGCCATCCCTCAAGGAAGTTGCCCTTGATATTCTTCCAAAAAATTGA